From the genome of Candidatus Poribacteria bacterium:
CGGTGCCCCTATCGCTTCGAGAGCGTCTTTCAATAACACGCTCTGGTGATACGGAACAAGTTTATCCTGATCCCCGTGGATAATCAGAATAGGTGGATCGTCTTTGGAGACATAGGTGATAGGATTCGCTCGTGCCACACGGTCCTCATGCTCTTGAATGGGGCCACCGACCAATTTAGACTCTGGCGAATCAGGGGCGTCATGAACCAATCCATCTGGGAGGCGATGCGTGTCCATCTGAAGGAAATCTGTGGGTCCGAAGTAATTGACGACGGCTTGCACCTGACTGGACACTTCCAAGTTTTCACCCACTTCAAATTCGGTTACATCACCGGCTGTGCCGAGCATAGCAACGAGATGACCACCCGCAGAAGAACCCCATGCCGCAAATCGATTCGGATCGAGACGATAGGTTTCCGCATTCGCGCGGATCCACCGCACCGCGGCTTTCACGTCTTCGATTTGTGCTGGAAAGATAGCGTGCTGGCTCAAACGGTAGCCGATACTCGCACCCGCATAGCCCGATTTGAGATATTCCATCGGTGCGTAGCGTTCCTTGCTGCCACCGAGCCAAGCACCCCCATGCACCCAGATGATGAGCGGTAGGTTTCCTCCCGTGTCCGGCACATAGAGATCCAGTTTCTGACGTTCGTGCCCATCGGTAACATAAGCAATATTCCGATGTACCGTTACGCCTTCAGGCACTTTTGGTTCAGTTCGATTTCGTTGCTGCGCCAGCACCGAAGTCCCGACAAGAAAACAGAAAATTAACGCAGCCGCGACAGTGATTCGCGTCATCGACTTTCTCCATTCTGCCCGATAGATTCGGACGCTTTTGTATTTTCGGCAATCATTGCCTCCAGCTCAGTTCTTAAATTTTGAATCTGAGAAATTTTATCTGCCATCTGCTCGAACATCTGCTGTTTGGCTTTGATGCCCTCACTGATCAGAAACGCCGTCGCTTCAGAACGACTGTTAAATTGTCCGGTCTCCACAAGCTCGTCAATCCGATTCAGATTCTCCTCATCGACCCTGACCATTACGACATTATCTCTTTTTCGTTCTCCCTTTTCGCGCTTATGTTTTCTTCTTCTTTCACGGTGTCTTTTTCTCCCGTGTTTTCCTTCATATTCTGACATTGTAAAATCTCCTTTGTTCTTTAAACACATATAACTTAATTACATGTAATTATTATACAACATTACATAATAGATTGTCAAATTAAATTTTGATACGTATAGCACAGGCTAACGGTCTCCTATGCTACAGGGAGTCTATGCTCTCGAATTAGAGAGATTGACACTGCTGACGATTCAGGATATAATAGTTTGTATAAGCACGAAATACTGAAATATGGAGGCATAGCTAAATGACAGCGATGAAATGTGGCAGGTGTGGATCCGAGAAGGTCATGCCTAATTTGAGAATTCGGGATCGCTACGAAGCAGGAATGGGACAAGATGTTGAAGTCGAAGTAGAGGGTAACCCCGATGCTATGATTTTTAAGAAGGCTCACAGAGAAGCGTTGCGCGCAACCGTCTGCGGTGAATGTGGGAATGTTGGCCTCTCTGTCGAAAATCCGAAAGCACTCTGGGAAACTTATACCCAAGGAAAGGATTCATAGTAGAACAAATTTGATTTTTTCCACGCATTATCACGTAGTAATACGGGGGAATAATGGCATCAACCGAACGTTCCTTCAAACGCTTGGTTTTTATTTTAATTGATGGAGCACCCTACACAGTGTTTAGAGGGTTACTTGAAAACGGTGACCTCCCGAATATCAAGAAACACGTCGTGGACCGCGGCAGTTTGAACAAGGCGGTCTCCGTCTTTCCTTCAACAACAGGTCCCGCCTTTCTCCCCTTTTTTATGGGGTTGTATCCCGGCACAGCGAATATTCCGGGTATCCGGTGGTTGTCTAAATCGGATTTTCATTTCCCACACCGTTTCAAACGTCCCGGCATCTGCAGTTATATGGGAATCGACGGGCTCCGTTTTGAAGCCGATTTACCGATAGGCTATCCGTCACTCTTCAATTTCTTCTCACCTGTAAGTAATATTTACAACCTCCTCACTCGCGGGTGTCCGCCTTCTAAAAACCTGACGCGTCGGATTAAATCGTTCGTCTATACCTATGCCCACTTCTCGCATCGGTGGCGATTCGTTAACAAGATCGCTACGCATCACCTACATAAAGCCGTCGAAGCGGGTGACAAGTTTGTGATGTGCCTCTTTCCTGCAGTCGATACCTTTTCACACCTCACAGAGATACAATCTCCACAGGTCCTTCAGACTTACCGAGAAATAGATACGGCGATCGGCAAACTTGTTCATCTTTTGCAAAAGGCGAACACACTTGAGGAAACGCTCATCTTGATTACCAGTGATCACGGAATGACCGACACACATACGCACATTGATGTCCCTCAGCATTTAGATGGCGGCGGCTGGCGATGCCTGCATTATCCAAAGGTTTGGCGACAAGGTGCCGTCTCTGCGAGTATGGTATCCGGGAACGGAATGACACACCTCTACTTCAAAAACAACTCGGACGGAAAGGGATGGGGAACACGTACGCCTTTCGAGAAACTTCAGCAAATGGGTGTCGTTGGTTCACTGATTGAACTGGAGGGATTGGGACTCGTTGCAGGGCAGAGCGAAACGGGGAACATCATTGTTCAAAGCCGAAGCGGACAAGGGAGAATTTCTTGTCACTTGCAAAACAAAACTTGCGAAAATCCACAGCGCGCGGCTATAACTTCTAAATCCGCAGACGCGCTACGCTTCTCCTATCGGTTTACTGGCACAGACCCACTCGGATACGGCATCCACTACAAGAATCTGTCTTCGCGGGACGCGCTACATGAAACATACGACACTCCCTATCCAGATGGAATTGTTCAGTTATGGCAGATATTCAAGAGCCAACGCACCGGAGATTTGGTCCTCAGTGCCGAGAGCGGTTACGACCTACGCGCCCGCTATGAAGTCCCAGAGCATCACGCGACGCACGGTGCCTTAATAGCGGAACACTTAAACATTCCACTTGCCACGAATTATCCAATCGTCGAACCGTACATCCGTTCTGTCGATGTCTTTCCGACAGTGTTAAGCCTCTGCGGACACACCATCGCGGAGCAGTATATTGATGGAAGGGTCGTCAAGTAAACCTATCCGTTATTTTGAATCCACTATCCTTCTCTCCAGAATTATGCACCTTTCTTCACCTAACTCGCGTCATTATATAGTGACGCGGACGGAGCAAAAACACTCGCTCCTACAAAAAGAAAATGTGGACGGAATAATAGTCTTTCTGGAGATGTCTGATGAAAAAAGACGATGTTAAACTCATCCAGCGTATACTTGCGGGTGACGAGAAGGCTTTTGAGAATTTGATTCAAAAGTATCAACGGCAGGTTCATGCCCGGGCGTTGCGGAAAATAGGGGATTTTCAGATTGCCGAGGATATTACACAGGAGACTTTTCTGCGAGTTTACCAGAAACTTGACACGCTAAACCATCCAGCACAGTTTTCAAAGTGGCTATATGCGATTGTAGATCGCCTTTGTATCGCATGGTTCCGAAAAAACCGACTACAAATCAGGTCGCTGGAAGAAGTTCACATCTCGGAAATAGAGGGAGCGGCGTACTCTCGGTATATCGCAACGGAACATGCAAAAGCGACTACCGAAGTGCAACGCGATCTCGTCAAAAAACTGCTTGCGGAATTGAAGGAGAGTGACCGCGAGGTTATCACGCTCCACTACTTTGAAGAGATGACCTCTTCAGAAATAGGCGAGACCTTAGGGGTCTCAGAGAATACGATTAAGAGTCGGATCCGTCGTGCAAGGCAACGATTAAGGAAGTATGCATTTATGATCCGAGAAGCACTCGAGATTACAACCGAAGGGGAACATTACACCCAAAGCCAATTAGAAGGAGAAACGACCATGACAAAGGAAGTCAGAGACGAATCCAAACTTAGGGCAAGTCTTGAAGAAATGCAGCGTCAGATTGCCGATTTGCAGGAGCAACTTCAGGTTATCGCAGATGAATCGGATGCCTTTCTTAAGGCTGAGAAACGGGAAGCGGTATCAACATTATGTCGGCTCCCCCAGAATGGTGAGGAACCTATTGCGTGGTGTTATGGGGGTAGTTACCGCACCACCGGCGGAAAAAAGTCAAATCGCTTCTCGCTCTGGACCACCAGTGTTGATAATTTTTTATCAAGCGTACCGGATGCCGAGATTGCGAATCTTGCGAGTCTCTTCACAAATCCCACCATCGTCGCTATTTTGAGACAACTCGTAGAAGGGAAAAAATCGATTGAGGACCTTGCAAAGGGATGTGATGCCTCAGTGCATGAGATCGAAAAAGCCGTAGAGATGTTAATCGATGCGATGTTAGCGGCTCGTGGAGAGGACAATTGCATCGAACCTAAACACGATGCTGTGTTCTATTTCCTGAACTTCGTGGGTATGACAAGGGTCCATCTGAACCCAACAGACCACTAACCCAACAATGCTCATCCCGCTGGCGAGGTTTCCTACCTCGCCGATTCCCTTTATAGCCCATTATTATGTGAGTTTAATCTTGGGTTCTGCCGACTTAGTGTAGCACAAACTGTATGAAGATTAATTATTTAAATCGGTAATTCTTTCCGGAGGTTTCCCCAACTTGTTAGGGACGCAGGGCACCGAAACACTCCCGAACAAGTTCGGGCTTCCAAATATTCGGATATTACCGAATTATTTTCTTAAACTTCATTTATGGTAAACCTTAGAATTAATTAGACATTCAGCACCAGTGCGGTTAGAAACCGCACCTACCGGGGTGGGGTAAAATGTCTGTTTATTTTTCAGGGTTCCCATAGTTTGTGTGGTGCTAAGTGAAATCAGCGGTATCGCAAACTAACAGTTTGCGGTACAAGGACTTTTTACCAAATCCAGATTCATTGTAAAATCTACTACGGTTTTCACAAGGATCGAACGGCTAATCTTACGACTTGACTTTGTCAGCCAGATTTGTTATTATTCTAACAATCAATTTTGGTAACATACGGTTCAAACGACCTTTAATTCGCGCTGCAATACCACTTATTATTCGATACAAAACTCTCAACGTTCCAAATAACCATGCCAATACCGAATTTCCCGAGCAAACATAAATCGACCCCCATTATCACACCACAAGAGCACGTTGCCTATTTCCGGAAACAAGGCTTCATTCCCGATTTTCCTATTCCCGAAAGTGTCATTTTTTGTTATGAAGGAAATCTGCTTGAGCGTA
Proteins encoded in this window:
- a CDS encoding RNA polymerase sigma factor — its product is MKKDDVKLIQRILAGDEKAFENLIQKYQRQVHARALRKIGDFQIAEDITQETFLRVYQKLDTLNHPAQFSKWLYAIVDRLCIAWFRKNRLQIRSLEEVHISEIEGAAYSRYIATEHAKATTEVQRDLVKKLLAELKESDREVITLHYFEEMTSSEIGETLGVSENTIKSRIRRARQRLRKYAFMIREALEITTEGEHYTQSQLEGETTMTKEVRDESKLRASLEEMQRQIADLQEQLQVIADESDAFLKAEKREAVSTLCRLPQNGEEPIAWCYGGSYRTTGGKKSNRFSLWTTSVDNFLSSVPDAEIANLASLFTNPTIVAILRQLVEGKKSIEDLAKGCDASVHEIEKAVEMLIDAMLAARGEDNCIEPKHDAVFYFLNFVGMTRVHLNPTDH
- a CDS encoding alpha/beta hydrolase, yielding MTRITVAAALIFCFLVGTSVLAQQRNRTEPKVPEGVTVHRNIAYVTDGHERQKLDLYVPDTGGNLPLIIWVHGGAWLGGSKERYAPMEYLKSGYAGASIGYRLSQHAIFPAQIEDVKAAVRWIRANAETYRLDPNRFAAWGSSAGGHLVAMLGTAGDVTEFEVGENLEVSSQVQAVVNYFGPTDFLQMDTHRLPDGLVHDAPDSPESKLVGGPIQEHEDRVARANPITYVSKDDPPILIIHGDQDKLVPYHQSVLLKDALEAIGAPVEFYRVEGGGHGWFKDPKVPELTKTFLEKHLKP
- a CDS encoding ribbon-helix-helix domain-containing protein, with product MSEYEGKHGRKRHRERRRKHKREKGERKRDNVVMVRVDEENLNRIDELVETGQFNSRSEATAFLISEGIKAKQQMFEQMADKISQIQNLRTELEAMIAENTKASESIGQNGESR
- a CDS encoding alkaline phosphatase family protein, giving the protein MASTERSFKRLVFILIDGAPYTVFRGLLENGDLPNIKKHVVDRGSLNKAVSVFPSTTGPAFLPFFMGLYPGTANIPGIRWLSKSDFHFPHRFKRPGICSYMGIDGLRFEADLPIGYPSLFNFFSPVSNIYNLLTRGCPPSKNLTRRIKSFVYTYAHFSHRWRFVNKIATHHLHKAVEAGDKFVMCLFPAVDTFSHLTEIQSPQVLQTYREIDTAIGKLVHLLQKANTLEETLILITSDHGMTDTHTHIDVPQHLDGGGWRCLHYPKVWRQGAVSASMVSGNGMTHLYFKNNSDGKGWGTRTPFEKLQQMGVVGSLIELEGLGLVAGQSETGNIIVQSRSGQGRISCHLQNKTCENPQRAAITSKSADALRFSYRFTGTDPLGYGIHYKNLSSRDALHETYDTPYPDGIVQLWQIFKSQRTGDLVLSAESGYDLRARYEVPEHHATHGALIAEHLNIPLATNYPIVEPYIRSVDVFPTVLSLCGHTIAEQYIDGRVVK